The Vigna unguiculata cultivar IT97K-499-35 chromosome 6, ASM411807v1, whole genome shotgun sequence genome contains a region encoding:
- the LOC114188282 gene encoding uncharacterized protein LOC114188282 isoform X2 — MNCVLALPAQKERNVIESERKRGSKKRDKLLSDGKIQSKQKMKKTVEDEQQENANDTEASKFILKRSEPHIYSREKIDQELCSYGCGIGFVEDKLLVEGNIKSKDKKKKKKKVVDHKLQEDDFALGCIDDKLLVDGMIKSKEKRKKKFADNKLQKNGGDTKTSNFILKKREPQGDNREMIDPDSRFYGSELGFVKDILLVDEKIKSKEKNKRKKTVKDDDAETSKFILKMCGPQGVNREKVDVELCCYGSEGNVGEIATEKMESERKRRSRKRKPRQVDIEENSGPDLCSSGSEIVFVGDKLLSDGKVKSKQKKKKTVEDEQRENGDETKTSKLILKRRDPQIDSREKIDPELCSYGCGIGFVEDKLLEDGNIKSKKKKKKKKKKKVVDHKLQEDEFAHGFVDDKLLVDGMIKSKEKRKKKFVDNKLQKKGDDSETSNFILKKREPQGDNREMIDPDSRFYGSEIGFVEDNLVLDGKIKLKEKNKRKKTVKDDDAETSKFVLKMCEPQGDNGEKIDVELCCYGGAGNVGELDTEKMESEQKKRLKKRKPHQGDIEENSGPDLCSSACEIVFVGDKLLSDGKIKSKQKKKKTVEEELDDETETRKFILKRREKIGPELCSYGGGIEFVEDKLLVEGNIKSKDKKKKKKVVDHKLQQDDLALCFVDDKLLVDGMIKSKEKRKKKYADNKRQKNGDHTETHNFILKKREPQGDNRGIIDPDSGFYGSEFGFVEDDLLVDGKIKSKEKNKRKKTVKDKLSENCDDAETSKFILKKREPQSDYRENIDLENNLQMNGNDTNAYVNPKKLKKNLSASEKWDEAYKRKTPDNTWKPPRSETVLIQEDHAHDPWRVLVICMLLNRTSGRQTKEIVLDFFKLCPDAKSCTEVATDEIEETIRTLGLQHKRAKMLQRLSEEYLDESWTHVTQLHGVGKYAADAYAIFVNGKWDRVTPTDHMLNYYWEFLRRIYQA, encoded by the exons ATGAACTGCGTTTTAGCGCTGCCTGCCCAGAAAGAACGAAATGTGATCGAATCGGAAAGGAAGAGAGGGTCCAAGAAAC GAGATAAGTTGCTGTCAGATGGAAAGATTCAATCCAAgcaaaagatgaagaaaacaGTTGAAGATGAGCAGCAGGAAAATGCAAATGACACTGAAGCCAGTAAATTCATACTCAAGAGGAGTGAGCCTCACATTTACAGCAGGGAGAAGATTGATCAAGAATTGTGCAGTTATGGCTGTGGTATTGGATTTGTTGAAGATAAGCTGCTAGTAGAGGGAAACATTAAATCCAAggacaagaagaagaaaaagaagaaagtggTTGACCATAAGCTGCAGGAGGATGACTTTGCCCTTGGTTGTATTGATGATAAACTCTTGGTGGATGGAATGATTAAATCCAaggaaaagaggaagaagaaatttgCTGATAATAAGCTGCAGAAGAATGGTGGTGATACCAAAACCAGTAACTTCATACTCAAGAAGCGTGAGCCTCAAGGTGACAACAGAGAGATGATTGATCCAGATTCACGTTTTTATGGCTCTGAACTTGGATTTGTTAAAGATATTTTGCTGGTTGATGAAAAGATTAAATCCAAGGAAAAGAATAAGAGGAAAAAAACTGTCAAGGATGATGATGCTGAAACCAGTAAATTCATACTCAAGATGTGTGGGCCTCAAGGTGTCAATAGGGAGAAGGTTGATGTTGAATTGTGCTGTTATGGTAGTGAAGGGAATGTAGGTGAAATTGCTACTGAAAAGATGGAATCAGAAAGGAAGAGAAGGTCCAGGAAGCGTAAGCCTCGTCAAGTTGACATTGAGGAGAATAGTGGTCCTGATCTATGTTCTTCTGGATCTGAAATTGTATTTGTTGGAGATAAGCTGCTGTCAGATGGAAAGGTTAAATCcaagcaaaagaagaaaaaaacagttGAAGATGAGCAGCGGGAGAATGGTGATGAGACTAAAACCAGTAAACTCATACTAAAGAGGCGTGATCCTCAGATCGACAGCAGGGAGAAGATTGACCCGGAATTGTGCAGTTATGGCTGTGGTATTGGATTTGTTGAAGATAAGCTGCTAGAAGACGGAAACATTAAatccaagaagaagaagaagaagaagaagaagaagaaagtggtTGACCATAAGCTCCAGGAGGATGAATTTGCCCATGGctttgttgatgataaactctTGGTGGATGGAATGATTAAATCCAaggaaaagaggaagaagaaatttgTTGATAATAAGCTGCAGAAGAAGGGTGATGATAGCGAAACCAGTAACTTCATACTCAAGAAGCGTGAGCCTCAAGGTGACAACAGAGAGATGATTGATCCGGATTCACGTTTTTATGGCTCTGAAATTGGATTTGTTGAAGATAATTTGGTGTTAgatggaaaaattaaattaaaggaaAAGAATAAGAGGAAAAAAACTGTCAAGGATGATGATGCTGAAACCAGTAAATTCGTACTCAAGATGTGTGAACCTCAAGGTGACAATGGGGAGAAGATTGATGTTGAATTGTGCTGTTATGGTGGTGCAGGGAATGTTGGTGAACTTGATACTGAAAAGATGGAATCGGAACAGAAGAAAAGGTTGAAGAAGCGTAAGCCTCATCAAGGTGACATTGAGGAAAATAGTGGTCCTGATTTGTGTTCTTCTGCATGTGAAATCGTATTTGTTGGAGATAAGCTGCTGTCCGATGGAAAGATTAAATCcaagcaaaagaagaaaaaaacagttGAAGAAGAGCTTGATGATGAGACTGAAACCCGTAAGTTCATACTCAAGAGGCGTGAGAAGATTGGTCCGGAATTGTGCAGTTATGGCGGTGGCATTGAATTTGTTGAAGATAAGCTGCTAGTAGAGGGAAACATTAAATCTAAggacaagaagaagaagaagaaagtggtTGACCATAAGCTGCAGCAGGATGACTTAGCCCTTTGTTTTGTTGATGATAAGCTCTTGGTGGATGGAATGATTAAATCCAaggaaaagaggaagaagaaatatgCTGATAATAAGCGGCAAAAGAATGGTGATCATACCGAAACCCATAACTTCATACTCAAGAAGCGTGAGCCTCAAGGTGACAACAGAGGGATTATTGATCCTGATTCAGGATTTTATGGCTCTGAATTTGGATTTGTTGAGGATGATTTGCTTGTAGATGGAAAGATTAAATCCAAGGAAAAGAATAAGAGGAAAAAAACAGTCAAGGATAAGCTGAGTGAGAATTGTGATGATGCTGAAACCAGTAAATTCATACTCAAGAAGCGCGAGCCTCAGAGTGACTACAGGGAAAATATTGATCTAGAAAATAATCTGCAAATGAATGGAAATGACACAAATGCTTATGTTAATcccaagaaattaaaaaaaaatctttctgCTTCTGAGAAGTGGGATGAGGCTTACAAAAGAAAAACTCCTGATAATACATGGAAGCCTCCACGGTCTGAGACTGTTCTCATTCAAGAGGATCATGCTCATGACCCTTGGAGGGTGTTGGTCATTTGTATGCTTCTCAACCGGACTTCTGGGAGACAG ACAAAAGAGATTGTGTTAGACTTCTTCAAGTTATGTCCGGATGCAAAGTCTTGCACAGAAGTTGCAACCGATGAAATAGAAGAGACAATAAGGACGCTAGGTTTGCAACACAAAAGAGCAAAAATGTTACAACGTCTATCTGAGGAATACTTGGACGAAAGCTGGACTCACGTAACTCAATTGCATGGGGTTGGGAA GTATGCAGCAGATGCATATGCTATATTTGTTAATGGGAAGTGGGATAGAGTGACACCTACAGATCACATGTTGAACTATTATTGGGAATTCCTCCGTAGAATCTATCAAGCATGA
- the LOC114188282 gene encoding uncharacterized protein LOC114188282 isoform X1 — MNCVLALPAQKERNVIESERKRGSKKRKPHQGDIEEKVGSDLYSYGCDIGFVGDKLLSDGKIQSKQKMKKTVEDEQQENANDTEASKFILKRSEPHIYSREKIDQELCSYGCGIGFVEDKLLVEGNIKSKDKKKKKKKVVDHKLQEDDFALGCIDDKLLVDGMIKSKEKRKKKFADNKLQKNGGDTKTSNFILKKREPQGDNREMIDPDSRFYGSELGFVKDILLVDEKIKSKEKNKRKKTVKDDDAETSKFILKMCGPQGVNREKVDVELCCYGSEGNVGEIATEKMESERKRRSRKRKPRQVDIEENSGPDLCSSGSEIVFVGDKLLSDGKVKSKQKKKKTVEDEQRENGDETKTSKLILKRRDPQIDSREKIDPELCSYGCGIGFVEDKLLEDGNIKSKKKKKKKKKKKVVDHKLQEDEFAHGFVDDKLLVDGMIKSKEKRKKKFVDNKLQKKGDDSETSNFILKKREPQGDNREMIDPDSRFYGSEIGFVEDNLVLDGKIKLKEKNKRKKTVKDDDAETSKFVLKMCEPQGDNGEKIDVELCCYGGAGNVGELDTEKMESEQKKRLKKRKPHQGDIEENSGPDLCSSACEIVFVGDKLLSDGKIKSKQKKKKTVEEELDDETETRKFILKRREKIGPELCSYGGGIEFVEDKLLVEGNIKSKDKKKKKKVVDHKLQQDDLALCFVDDKLLVDGMIKSKEKRKKKYADNKRQKNGDHTETHNFILKKREPQGDNRGIIDPDSGFYGSEFGFVEDDLLVDGKIKSKEKNKRKKTVKDKLSENCDDAETSKFILKKREPQSDYRENIDLENNLQMNGNDTNAYVNPKKLKKNLSASEKWDEAYKRKTPDNTWKPPRSETVLIQEDHAHDPWRVLVICMLLNRTSGRQTKEIVLDFFKLCPDAKSCTEVATDEIEETIRTLGLQHKRAKMLQRLSEEYLDESWTHVTQLHGVGKYAADAYAIFVNGKWDRVTPTDHMLNYYWEFLRRIYQA; from the exons ATGAACTGCGTTTTAGCGCTGCCTGCCCAGAAAGAACGAAATGTGATCGAATCGGAAAGGAAGAGAGGGTCCAAGAAACGTAAGCCTCATCAAGGTGACATCGAGGAGAAGGTTGGTTCTGATTTGTATTCTTATGGATGTGACATTGGATTTGTAGGAGATAAGTTGCTGTCAGATGGAAAGATTCAATCCAAgcaaaagatgaagaaaacaGTTGAAGATGAGCAGCAGGAAAATGCAAATGACACTGAAGCCAGTAAATTCATACTCAAGAGGAGTGAGCCTCACATTTACAGCAGGGAGAAGATTGATCAAGAATTGTGCAGTTATGGCTGTGGTATTGGATTTGTTGAAGATAAGCTGCTAGTAGAGGGAAACATTAAATCCAAggacaagaagaagaaaaagaagaaagtggTTGACCATAAGCTGCAGGAGGATGACTTTGCCCTTGGTTGTATTGATGATAAACTCTTGGTGGATGGAATGATTAAATCCAaggaaaagaggaagaagaaatttgCTGATAATAAGCTGCAGAAGAATGGTGGTGATACCAAAACCAGTAACTTCATACTCAAGAAGCGTGAGCCTCAAGGTGACAACAGAGAGATGATTGATCCAGATTCACGTTTTTATGGCTCTGAACTTGGATTTGTTAAAGATATTTTGCTGGTTGATGAAAAGATTAAATCCAAGGAAAAGAATAAGAGGAAAAAAACTGTCAAGGATGATGATGCTGAAACCAGTAAATTCATACTCAAGATGTGTGGGCCTCAAGGTGTCAATAGGGAGAAGGTTGATGTTGAATTGTGCTGTTATGGTAGTGAAGGGAATGTAGGTGAAATTGCTACTGAAAAGATGGAATCAGAAAGGAAGAGAAGGTCCAGGAAGCGTAAGCCTCGTCAAGTTGACATTGAGGAGAATAGTGGTCCTGATCTATGTTCTTCTGGATCTGAAATTGTATTTGTTGGAGATAAGCTGCTGTCAGATGGAAAGGTTAAATCcaagcaaaagaagaaaaaaacagttGAAGATGAGCAGCGGGAGAATGGTGATGAGACTAAAACCAGTAAACTCATACTAAAGAGGCGTGATCCTCAGATCGACAGCAGGGAGAAGATTGACCCGGAATTGTGCAGTTATGGCTGTGGTATTGGATTTGTTGAAGATAAGCTGCTAGAAGACGGAAACATTAAatccaagaagaagaagaagaagaagaagaagaagaaagtggtTGACCATAAGCTCCAGGAGGATGAATTTGCCCATGGctttgttgatgataaactctTGGTGGATGGAATGATTAAATCCAaggaaaagaggaagaagaaatttgTTGATAATAAGCTGCAGAAGAAGGGTGATGATAGCGAAACCAGTAACTTCATACTCAAGAAGCGTGAGCCTCAAGGTGACAACAGAGAGATGATTGATCCGGATTCACGTTTTTATGGCTCTGAAATTGGATTTGTTGAAGATAATTTGGTGTTAgatggaaaaattaaattaaaggaaAAGAATAAGAGGAAAAAAACTGTCAAGGATGATGATGCTGAAACCAGTAAATTCGTACTCAAGATGTGTGAACCTCAAGGTGACAATGGGGAGAAGATTGATGTTGAATTGTGCTGTTATGGTGGTGCAGGGAATGTTGGTGAACTTGATACTGAAAAGATGGAATCGGAACAGAAGAAAAGGTTGAAGAAGCGTAAGCCTCATCAAGGTGACATTGAGGAAAATAGTGGTCCTGATTTGTGTTCTTCTGCATGTGAAATCGTATTTGTTGGAGATAAGCTGCTGTCCGATGGAAAGATTAAATCcaagcaaaagaagaaaaaaacagttGAAGAAGAGCTTGATGATGAGACTGAAACCCGTAAGTTCATACTCAAGAGGCGTGAGAAGATTGGTCCGGAATTGTGCAGTTATGGCGGTGGCATTGAATTTGTTGAAGATAAGCTGCTAGTAGAGGGAAACATTAAATCTAAggacaagaagaagaagaagaaagtggtTGACCATAAGCTGCAGCAGGATGACTTAGCCCTTTGTTTTGTTGATGATAAGCTCTTGGTGGATGGAATGATTAAATCCAaggaaaagaggaagaagaaatatgCTGATAATAAGCGGCAAAAGAATGGTGATCATACCGAAACCCATAACTTCATACTCAAGAAGCGTGAGCCTCAAGGTGACAACAGAGGGATTATTGATCCTGATTCAGGATTTTATGGCTCTGAATTTGGATTTGTTGAGGATGATTTGCTTGTAGATGGAAAGATTAAATCCAAGGAAAAGAATAAGAGGAAAAAAACAGTCAAGGATAAGCTGAGTGAGAATTGTGATGATGCTGAAACCAGTAAATTCATACTCAAGAAGCGCGAGCCTCAGAGTGACTACAGGGAAAATATTGATCTAGAAAATAATCTGCAAATGAATGGAAATGACACAAATGCTTATGTTAATcccaagaaattaaaaaaaaatctttctgCTTCTGAGAAGTGGGATGAGGCTTACAAAAGAAAAACTCCTGATAATACATGGAAGCCTCCACGGTCTGAGACTGTTCTCATTCAAGAGGATCATGCTCATGACCCTTGGAGGGTGTTGGTCATTTGTATGCTTCTCAACCGGACTTCTGGGAGACAG ACAAAAGAGATTGTGTTAGACTTCTTCAAGTTATGTCCGGATGCAAAGTCTTGCACAGAAGTTGCAACCGATGAAATAGAAGAGACAATAAGGACGCTAGGTTTGCAACACAAAAGAGCAAAAATGTTACAACGTCTATCTGAGGAATACTTGGACGAAAGCTGGACTCACGTAACTCAATTGCATGGGGTTGGGAA GTATGCAGCAGATGCATATGCTATATTTGTTAATGGGAAGTGGGATAGAGTGACACCTACAGATCACATGTTGAACTATTATTGGGAATTCCTCCGTAGAATCTATCAAGCATGA